One segment of Haloplanus natans DSM 17983 DNA contains the following:
- a CDS encoding alpha-ketoacid dehydrogenase subunit beta produces the protein MTAQASLDQEQTETMTVREAIRLALREELRRDEDVYVMGEDVGLFGGVLEVTGDLFEEFGEERVRDTPIAEAGFMGAATGAAATGTRPVVELMFSDFMGVSMEQIMNQMAKMRYMFGGKTEMPVTVRTTEGGGMGAASQHSGTVHAWIAHFPGLKAVAPGTPASAKGLTKAAIRSNDPVFVFENKMIYERSGEVPTDPDFTVPIGEAAIEREGEDVTVVATQRLVGESLETAESLAGDVDVEVIDPRSLYPLDTDTIVESVQKTGRLVVADESPLSYGIHAEVATRTMENAFFSLDAPIQRVGTPDTHMPFSPPLEQEVLPNGEDVREAVERIA, from the coding sequence ATGACGGCGCAGGCCAGTCTCGATCAGGAACAGACCGAGACGATGACGGTGCGAGAGGCGATTCGGCTGGCGCTCCGGGAGGAACTCCGCCGCGACGAGGACGTCTACGTCATGGGCGAGGACGTGGGCCTGTTCGGGGGCGTCCTCGAAGTGACCGGCGACCTCTTCGAGGAGTTCGGCGAGGAGCGGGTTCGGGATACACCCATCGCGGAGGCGGGATTCATGGGCGCCGCGACGGGTGCGGCCGCGACGGGCACCCGACCGGTCGTCGAACTCATGTTCAGCGACTTCATGGGCGTCTCGATGGAACAGATCATGAATCAGATGGCGAAGATGCGGTACATGTTCGGCGGGAAGACGGAGATGCCCGTCACCGTCCGCACCACCGAGGGCGGGGGGATGGGCGCCGCCAGCCAACACTCCGGCACCGTCCACGCCTGGATCGCCCACTTCCCCGGGCTCAAGGCCGTTGCACCCGGGACTCCCGCGAGTGCGAAAGGTCTCACCAAGGCCGCCATCCGCTCGAACGATCCCGTGTTCGTCTTCGAGAACAAGATGATCTACGAACGGAGCGGTGAGGTGCCGACCGACCCCGACTTCACCGTCCCGATCGGTGAGGCGGCCATCGAGCGCGAGGGCGAGGACGTGACCGTCGTCGCCACCCAGCGCCTGGTTGGCGAATCGCTGGAGACGGCCGAGAGCCTCGCGGGCGATGTCGATGTCGAGGTGATCGATCCGCGCTCGCTGTACCCGCTCGACACCGACACCATCGTCGAGAGCGTCCAGAAGACCGGACGGCTCGTGGTCGCCGACGAGAGCCCACTCTCTTACGGCATCCACGCCGAAGTCGCGACCCGGACGATGGAGAACGCGTTCTTCAGCCTCGACGCGCCGATCCAGCGGGTCGGAACGCCGGATACGCATATGCCGTTCAGCCCGCCGCTCGAACAGGAAGTCCTGCCCAACGGCGAGGACGTCCGCGAGGCGGTCGAGCGGATCGCCTGA
- a CDS encoding NAD(+)/NADH kinase, with the protein MARVGLIVNPAAGRDIRRLTGGASVVDNYAKRRVAECVLAGLTLVSEPPSVAVMPEKVGIADHVVAEAPPDLTAGTLDMTVEESAADTRRAAAHFRAEADVVVALGGDGTTRDVAQELGDVPLVSVSTGTNNVVPSPVDGTVAGAAAAVIATGIVDTDTVTYRHGRIEAVADDVTGEKRLTGLASIGIVDRPFVGTRAVVDPTELLGGVVSRAHPSDLGLGSVAGCFGVIEPDAPGGAALRLGDPDVTPRSATALVAPGMVTTVGVERHDTLDWGEPATFEVTDCVIGADGEREVELVDATVELTPTADGPRLVDVDATLDAAVTSGTLVRDGTARANR; encoded by the coding sequence ATGGCCCGGGTCGGACTGATCGTCAACCCCGCGGCCGGCCGGGATATCCGGCGCCTCACCGGCGGTGCGAGCGTCGTCGACAACTACGCGAAACGCCGCGTCGCCGAGTGCGTTCTCGCCGGACTGACGCTCGTCTCGGAGCCGCCCAGCGTGGCGGTGATGCCCGAGAAAGTCGGAATCGCGGACCACGTCGTCGCGGAGGCGCCCCCCGACCTGACCGCCGGGACGCTGGATATGACGGTCGAGGAGTCGGCCGCCGATACGCGCCGTGCGGCAGCGCACTTTCGGGCGGAGGCCGACGTGGTGGTCGCGCTCGGCGGCGACGGGACGACCCGAGATGTCGCACAGGAACTGGGCGACGTGCCGCTCGTTTCGGTCTCGACGGGAACGAACAACGTCGTTCCGTCGCCGGTCGACGGGACTGTCGCAGGCGCGGCCGCCGCCGTCATCGCGACCGGAATCGTCGATACGGACACCGTAACCTACCGTCACGGACGCATCGAAGCCGTGGCCGACGACGTGACCGGCGAGAAGCGCCTCACCGGGCTGGCGTCGATCGGGATCGTCGACCGGCCGTTCGTCGGAACGCGTGCGGTCGTCGATCCCACGGAACTGCTCGGCGGCGTCGTCTCCCGCGCACATCCCTCGGACCTCGGCCTCGGGAGCGTCGCCGGCTGCTTCGGGGTCATCGAGCCGGACGCACCGGGAGGGGCGGCCCTCCGCTTGGGCGACCCCGATGTGACGCCACGGAGCGCCACCGCCCTCGTCGCGCCAGGGATGGTGACAACCGTCGGAGTCGAGCGTCACGACACGCTCGATTGGGGTGAGCCGGCGACGTTCGAGGTAACGGACTGCGTCATCGGCGCCGACGGGGAGCGCGAGGTCGAACTCGTGGACGCGACGGTCGAACTGACGCCGACCGCAGACGGTCCACGGCTCGTGGACGTCGACGCGACGCTCGACGCCGCAGTCACGTCGGGAACGTTGGTTCGGGACGGGACGGCTCGGGCCAACCGGTAA
- a CDS encoding E3 binding domain-containing protein — protein sequence MAYIIKMPKLGLEMEQGTVLEWYVEPGDDVSEGDTLVEVESEKSIGEVDAREDGTLRQLYVGEQESVPPGTPIGILAAAEADISALEAEVEAELGDDPEIESSGGETESAEAASEVGGDEAGAADEARETGDATTEAEAPGAAAEAEAVKASPRARERAGQLGVDLTAVEGTGFEGAITADDVEAAAESDDCGAAEAVKASPRARERAEQLGVDLMAVEGTGFEGAVTADDVEAAAEAGTRDETDVRWVAAEDRAVDRYGRVTAVADPAAGEALFETMDAVRAAFEERVTMTDVLLVVVSEALDAQPAINGTYVESTHQIHETQDVALVGSIDDDAVAGVVPGLAGLSLTEIVERRQSIDGDADTGAEGATFTLANAAEAETEGRLINPPAVAALAVDPTGQRAIPDGDGVGLQPLVTLDLTYDTRALGVDDGRAFLSAVCERAERASELVLRSYAGTE from the coding sequence GTGGCATACATTATCAAGATGCCGAAGCTGGGGCTCGAGATGGAACAGGGAACGGTTCTCGAATGGTACGTGGAGCCGGGCGACGACGTGTCGGAAGGCGATACACTCGTCGAAGTCGAGTCGGAGAAGAGCATCGGCGAGGTGGACGCACGTGAGGACGGAACGCTGCGGCAGCTCTACGTTGGGGAGCAGGAGTCCGTTCCGCCGGGGACCCCTATCGGTATCCTGGCGGCCGCCGAGGCCGACATCTCGGCGCTCGAAGCGGAAGTGGAGGCCGAACTCGGCGACGATCCCGAGATCGAATCGAGCGGGGGAGAGACGGAGAGTGCGGAGGCAGCGTCAGAAGTCGGGGGAGACGAAGCCGGTGCCGCCGACGAGGCGAGGGAGACCGGCGACGCGACGACGGAGGCGGAGGCGCCGGGGGCCGCGGCGGAGGCGGAGGCGGTGAAGGCGTCGCCACGGGCGCGGGAACGCGCGGGCCAACTGGGCGTCGATCTGACGGCCGTCGAGGGCACCGGCTTCGAGGGTGCGATCACCGCAGACGACGTCGAGGCTGCCGCCGAATCGGACGACTGCGGCGCAGCGGAGGCGGTGAAGGCGTCGCCACGAGCGCGGGAACGCGCGGAGCAACTGGGCGTCGACCTGATGGCCGTCGAGGGCACCGGCTTCGAGGGCGCGGTCACCGCGGACGACGTCGAGGCCGCCGCCGAAGCCGGAACACGGGACGAAACGGACGTGCGGTGGGTCGCCGCCGAGGATCGCGCGGTGGACCGGTACGGGCGTGTCACGGCCGTCGCCGACCCGGCCGCCGGCGAGGCGCTGTTCGAGACGATGGACGCCGTTCGGGCGGCCTTCGAGGAGCGAGTGACGATGACCGACGTGTTGCTCGTCGTCGTGTCGGAGGCCCTCGACGCACAGCCGGCGATAAACGGCACGTACGTGGAATCGACACACCAGATCCATGAGACACAGGACGTGGCGCTCGTCGGCTCCATCGACGACGACGCCGTCGCGGGCGTCGTCCCGGGCCTCGCTGGGCTGTCGCTGACGGAGATCGTCGAGCGGCGCCAGTCGATCGACGGCGACGCGGACACGGGGGCCGAGGGAGCGACGTTCACGCTGGCCAACGCGGCCGAGGCCGAAACCGAGGGTCGGTTGATCAATCCGCCGGCCGTCGCAGCACTCGCCGTGGACCCGACGGGCCAGCGAGCGATTCCGGACGGCGACGGTGTCGGCCTGCAGCCGCTGGTGACGCTCGATCTGACCTACGATACGCGCGCACTCGGCGTGGACGACGGCCGAGCGTTTCTGAGCGCCGTCTGCGAACGAGCCGAACGGGCGTCCGAACTCGTCCTGCGCTCGTACGCGGGGACGGAGTAG
- a CDS encoding alpha/beta hydrolase, with protein sequence MSALDSQVEEYLHGLSERGLPPLHRLSLEDARETYRNLSVSETTSEAVGSVTERSVPGPEGDVPTRIYTPPGDGPHPALVFFHGGGWMLGGLETHDALCRALTNATGCVVVAVEYRLAPEHPFPAGLEDCYAATRWVASTAEAIGADPDTLIVAGDSAGATLAAGVGLLARDRNGPDIDYQVLAYPVTNYGFETASYEENAQGYFLTREDMKRFWDGYLRCELDGSHPYASPLRARTLEALPPAFVLTCGFDPLRDDGRELAGRLSDAGVPTTHVEYDDMIHGFLAMLSDPEIDRARDAIERIGDEVRELRSHTRSQPA encoded by the coding sequence ATGTCAGCGCTCGATTCGCAGGTCGAAGAGTACCTCCACGGACTATCGGAGCGGGGATTACCGCCGCTCCATCGGCTGTCGTTGGAGGACGCCCGGGAGACGTATCGAAACCTCAGCGTCTCCGAAACGACCTCGGAAGCGGTCGGATCCGTGACCGAGCGGTCCGTTCCGGGGCCGGAGGGCGACGTTCCGACCCGGATATACACCCCTCCCGGAGACGGCCCGCATCCGGCGCTCGTCTTCTTTCACGGCGGCGGGTGGATGCTCGGTGGACTCGAAACCCACGATGCCCTGTGTCGAGCGCTCACGAACGCGACCGGGTGTGTCGTCGTCGCCGTCGAGTACCGACTCGCGCCCGAACACCCGTTCCCGGCCGGACTCGAGGACTGCTACGCCGCGACCCGCTGGGTCGCCAGCACCGCCGAAGCGATTGGCGCCGATCCCGACACGCTGATCGTCGCGGGTGATAGCGCCGGGGCAACCCTCGCCGCGGGCGTCGGGTTACTCGCCCGTGACCGGAACGGCCCGGACATCGACTATCAGGTGCTCGCCTACCCCGTCACGAACTACGGCTTCGAGACGGCTTCCTACGAGGAGAACGCACAGGGGTACTTCCTCACGCGAGAGGACATGAAACGATTCTGGGACGGCTATCTCCGGTGTGAACTGGACGGTAGCCACCCGTACGCCTCGCCGCTCCGGGCGCGGACGCTGGAGGCACTCCCGCCGGCGTTCGTCCTGACGTGTGGATTCGACCCGCTCCGGGACGACGGACGAGAGTTGGCGGGCCGTCTGTCCGATGCCGGCGTCCCGACCACTCACGTCGAGTACGACGATATGATCCACGGCTTCTTGGCGATGCTCTCCGATCCGGAGATCGACCGGGCGCGCGACGCCATCGAGCGTATCGGCGACGAGGTGCGCGAACTCCGATCACACACCCGTTCACAGCCGGCCTGA